The following is a genomic window from Clostridium fungisolvens.
TTCACAACTCACAATTTTAGAAAACAGGAGGTTTATATATGGTAATTTCCAACATCACTAACATAATGATCAAGTACTTTGAAGGCGATGTAAAAAGAATAAATCACGCACTAAAGGTATATTCCTTTGCAAAAATTATTGGAGAGCTAGAACAAGTGTCTAAAGCTGACCTTTTTGTTTTAGAAATTTCCGCAGTATTACATGATATAGGTATTAAGATAAGTGAACAAAAATACAATTCATCTAATGGCAAGTATCAAGAGATAGAGGGCCCACCTGTAGCAAAGGAACTATTAGGCAGTTTCAATCTAGATTCCTCTATAGTTGATAGAGTTTGTTATCTTATAGGCAATCATCATAGTTACGATAAAATAGATTCTGTTGATTTTCAGATTTTAGTAGAAGCTGATTTTTTAGTTAATATATATGAAGATGAAATACCAAAAGACAATATCGCAATTATAGAAGAAAAAATCTTCAGAACCTCTTCCGGTAAAGAGCTTCTTAAATCCATTTATATGTAAGCTTAGCAAACAAAAAGGTAGAAATTCATGATGAATTCCTACCTTTTTGTTTATTAAAACAACCTAATATTATGTTTGCGGAGCATAAATTCTTTAAATTCCTCATCGCAATTGCACTTCCCATCGCAAGAAAAACAGTGATTTTTCAAACTAGCCATGATGGACTTTCTCATATCTTCAGGTTTTTTTATTGGTGAGGCTGTAAGCTTTTCTACAACTTCAATTCCTAATAAAGTAGCCAATGGTATAAACACCATATTTATAGATTCCTTAAAATTCAAATACAATTCTAATGTTCCTACAAATACTATTGCTGAATTCATGACTACTCTAATTCTTTTCATATCCTTTGATAATTTAAGTGACTTTATTAAATCTTCTGCATTTTTTCTACCAGTAAAACTCATATGTTGATAAAATGATTGTGTTCTTATCTCCTCCATACTAACCCTCTTTTATCGTTTTACTGTAAATGTATGCTTAATATTACCAATGAATTCTAAAATTTATTACTTAAACTTGCCAGTTACATCCCTACATACTCCAAAAACTCCAATTAACTCCCCGAACATATTATATTCGGGTATTGAATAATCTTCAATATAATGAAAAACCTCATTCTTATCTCTCCACCTTGTTATAATAGGTTTCGAATAATCTGCATTTCCTTCCGCTTTATCAATTAACTCTTTAAGATAGTCTGGATGAGCGGTTTTAAAGACCAATTCCGGGTCATTATAATAATCTTCTGGACTATATCCTAGTACCTTCTCGATAGATTTACTTATGTATTCGAATCCTTTAGGTTCTACTCTAAAATAATATATTATATCCTTTGAATTATCTAATATTTTTGTTAATAACCGGTGTCTATATTCTAAGTCTTTTTCCTTTGTCACATTTATAATCGACCCATAATATCCTTTATGTATTCCCTCAACATAATGAGATCTATATAATATGCTTATATGTGTAATGACTTTATTCTTCGTTAAAACTGGTATAGTTATTGTGTTTTCTTTATCCGCCACTTCTTTAA
Proteins encoded in this region:
- a CDS encoding HD domain-containing protein encodes the protein MVISNITNIMIKYFEGDVKRINHALKVYSFAKIIGELEQVSKADLFVLEISAVLHDIGIKISEQKYNSSNGKYQEIEGPPVAKELLGSFNLDSSIVDRVCYLIGNHHSYDKIDSVDFQILVEADFLVNIYEDEIPKDNIAIIEEKIFRTSSGKELLKSIYM
- a CDS encoding PAS domain-containing protein, translating into MKNFMGDDFSDINLNMVKREFYFVADQMSRIIYIEDGIESLLEQNAEELIGKNLSDIIGEQKVLIQFKEVADKENTITIPVLTKNKVITHISILYRSHYVEGIHKGYYGSIINVTKEKDLEYRHRLLTKILDNSKDIIYYFRVEPKGFEYISKSIEKVLGYSPEDYYNDPELVFKTAHPDYLKELIDKAEGNADYSKPIITRWRDKNEVFHYIEDYSIPEYNMFGELIGVFGVCRDVTGKFK